A DNA window from Choristoneura fumiferana chromosome 2, NRCan_CFum_1, whole genome shotgun sequence contains the following coding sequences:
- the wupA gene encoding troponin wings up A isoform X16 encodes MADDDKKRLEEAKKAKQAEIDRKRAEVRKRMEEASKAKKAKKGFMTPERKKKLRLLLRKKAAEELKKEQERKAAERRRIIEERCGKPKNIEDANEDELRSICTAHYDRINRLENEKYDLEYVVKRKDHEISDLNNQVNDLRGKFVKPTLKKVSKYENKFAKLQKKAAEFNFRNQLKVVKKKEFTLEEEDKEAKKAEKADWAIGKK; translated from the exons atggcggatgatGAT aaAAAGCGTCTCGAGGAG GCGAAGAAGGCCAAACAGGCCGAGATCGACCGCAAGCGCGCTGAGGTGCGCAAGCGCATGGAGGAGGCCTCCAAGGCCAAGAAGGCGAAGAAGGGTTTCATGACCCCCGAGAGGAAGAAGAAACTCAGG TTGCTGCTGCGTAAGAAAGCCGCTGAGGAGTTGAAGAAGGAACAGGAGCGTAAAGCTGCCGAGAGGAGGCGTATCATTGAGGAGAGGTGTGGTAAACCCAAGAACATTGAAGATGCAAACGAAG ATGAACTTAGGAGCATTTGCACTGCCCACTACGATCGCATCAATCGCCTTGAAAATGAAAAGTACGACCTGGAATACGTCGTTAAAAGGAAAGATCACGAG ATTTCCGACCTGAACAACCAAGTCAATGACCTCAGAGGCAAATT CGTCAAACCTACGCTCAAGAAGGTGTCCAAATACGAGAACAAATTCGCCAAGCTCCAGAAGAAGGCTGCCGAGTTCAACTTCCGTAACCAGTTGAAGGTCGTCAAAAAGAAGGAGTTCACCCTTGAAGAGGAAGACAAAGAG GCTAAGAAAGCGGAGAAAGCTGATTGGGCTATCGGCAAGAAGTAG
- the wupA gene encoding troponin wings up A isoform X9, producing MADDDKKRLEEAKKAKQAEIDRKRAEVRKRMEEASKAKKAKKGFMTPERKKKLRLLLRKKAAEELKKEQERKAAERRRIIEERCGKPKNIEDANEAELQTICQMYWHRIYNLEGDKYELERAIEIRKMEISDLNNQVNDLRGKFVKPTLKKVSKYENKFAKLQKKAAEFNFRNQLKVVKKKEFTLEEEDKEKKPDWSKGKPGDQKVKEEEVEA from the exons atggcggatgatGAT aaAAAGCGTCTCGAGGAG GCGAAGAAGGCCAAACAGGCCGAGATCGACCGCAAGCGCGCTGAGGTGCGCAAGCGCATGGAGGAGGCCTCCAAGGCCAAGAAGGCGAAGAAGGGTTTCATGACCCCCGAGAGGAAGAAGAAACTCAGG TTGCTGCTGCGTAAGAAAGCCGCTGAGGAGTTGAAGAAGGAACAGGAGCGTAAAGCTGCCGAGAGGAGGCGTATCATTGAGGAGAGGTGTGGTAAACCCAAGAACATTGAAGATGCAAACGAAG CGGAACTGCAGACGATATGTCAAATGTACTGGCACAGAATATACAACCTTGAGGGGGATAAATATGAACTAGAACGAGCGATCGAAATTAGGAAAATGGAG ATTTCCGACCTGAACAACCAAGTCAATGACCTCAGAGGCAAATT CGTCAAACCTACGCTCAAGAAGGTGTCCAAATACGAGAACAAATTCGCCAAGCTCCAGAAGAAGGCTGCCGAGTTCAACTTCCGTAACCAGTTGAAGGTCGTCAAAAAGAAGGAGTTCACCCTTGAAGAGGAAGACAAAGAG AAAAAACCAGACTGGTCCAAGGGCAAGCCCGGAGATCAGAAGGTAAAAGAGGAAGAGGTTGAGGCATGA
- the wupA gene encoding troponin wings up A isoform X7 — MADDDKKRLEEAKKAKQAEIDRKRAEVRKRMEEASKAKKAKKGFMTPERKKKLRLLLRKKAAEELKKEQERKAAERRRIIEERCGKPKNIEDANEAMLKRIIQEYYDRMYVCEGQKWDLEHEVRKRDFEISDLNNQVNDLRGKFVKPTLKKVSKYENKFAKLQKKAAEFNFRNQLKVVKKKEFTLEEEDKEKKPDWSKGKPGDQKVKEEEVEA, encoded by the exons atggcggatgatGAT aaAAAGCGTCTCGAGGAG GCGAAGAAGGCCAAACAGGCCGAGATCGACCGCAAGCGCGCTGAGGTGCGCAAGCGCATGGAGGAGGCCTCCAAGGCCAAGAAGGCGAAGAAGGGTTTCATGACCCCCGAGAGGAAGAAGAAACTCAGG TTGCTGCTGCGTAAGAAAGCCGCTGAGGAGTTGAAGAAGGAACAGGAGCGTAAAGCTGCCGAGAGGAGGCGTATCATTGAGGAGAGGTGTGGTAAACCCAAGAACATTGAAGATGCAAACGAAG CAATGCTCAAGAGAATAATACAGGAGTATTATGACCGCATGTATGTGTGTGAGGGCCAGAAGTGGGATTTGGAACATGAAGTCAGGAAAAGAGATTTTGAG ATTTCCGACCTGAACAACCAAGTCAATGACCTCAGAGGCAAATT CGTCAAACCTACGCTCAAGAAGGTGTCCAAATACGAGAACAAATTCGCCAAGCTCCAGAAGAAGGCTGCCGAGTTCAACTTCCGTAACCAGTTGAAGGTCGTCAAAAAGAAGGAGTTCACCCTTGAAGAGGAAGACAAAGAG AAAAAACCAGACTGGTCCAAGGGCAAGCCCGGAGATCAGAAGGTAAAAGAGGAAGAGGTTGAGGCATGA
- the wupA gene encoding troponin wings up A isoform X18, producing MADDDKKRLEEAKKAKQAEIDRKRAEVRKRMEEASKAKKAKKGFMTPERKKKLRLLLRKKAAEELKKEQERKAAERRRIIEERCGKPKNIEDANEAMLKRIIQEYYDRMYVCEGQKWDLEHEVRKRDFEISDLNNQVNDLRGKFVKPTLKKVSKYENKFAKLQKKAAEFNFRNQLKVVKKKEFTLEEEDKEAKKAEKADWAIGKK from the exons atggcggatgatGAT aaAAAGCGTCTCGAGGAG GCGAAGAAGGCCAAACAGGCCGAGATCGACCGCAAGCGCGCTGAGGTGCGCAAGCGCATGGAGGAGGCCTCCAAGGCCAAGAAGGCGAAGAAGGGTTTCATGACCCCCGAGAGGAAGAAGAAACTCAGG TTGCTGCTGCGTAAGAAAGCCGCTGAGGAGTTGAAGAAGGAACAGGAGCGTAAAGCTGCCGAGAGGAGGCGTATCATTGAGGAGAGGTGTGGTAAACCCAAGAACATTGAAGATGCAAACGAAG CAATGCTCAAGAGAATAATACAGGAGTATTATGACCGCATGTATGTGTGTGAGGGCCAGAAGTGGGATTTGGAACATGAAGTCAGGAAAAGAGATTTTGAG ATTTCCGACCTGAACAACCAAGTCAATGACCTCAGAGGCAAATT CGTCAAACCTACGCTCAAGAAGGTGTCCAAATACGAGAACAAATTCGCCAAGCTCCAGAAGAAGGCTGCCGAGTTCAACTTCCGTAACCAGTTGAAGGTCGTCAAAAAGAAGGAGTTCACCCTTGAAGAGGAAGACAAAGAG GCTAAGAAAGCGGAGAAAGCTGATTGGGCTATCGGCAAGAAGTAG
- the wupA gene encoding troponin wings up A isoform X17 — protein MADDDKKRLEEAKKAKQAEIDRKRAEVRKRMEEASKAKKAKKGFMTPERKKKLRLLLRKKAAEELKKEQERKAAERRRIIEERCGKPKNIEDANEAALTSIITGYHQRITKIEEEKYDAEIEVARKQLEISDLNNQVNDLRGKFVKPTLKKVSKYENKFAKLQKKAAEFNFRNQLKVVKKKEFTLEEEDKEAKKAEKADWAIGKK, from the exons atggcggatgatGAT aaAAAGCGTCTCGAGGAG GCGAAGAAGGCCAAACAGGCCGAGATCGACCGCAAGCGCGCTGAGGTGCGCAAGCGCATGGAGGAGGCCTCCAAGGCCAAGAAGGCGAAGAAGGGTTTCATGACCCCCGAGAGGAAGAAGAAACTCAGG TTGCTGCTGCGTAAGAAAGCCGCTGAGGAGTTGAAGAAGGAACAGGAGCGTAAAGCTGCCGAGAGGAGGCGTATCATTGAGGAGAGGTGTGGTAAACCCAAGAACATTGAAGATGCAAACGAAG CGGCTCTTACGAGCATCATTACCGGTTACCATCAGCGTATCACCAAGATCGAGGAGGAGAAGTACGATGCCGAGATCGAAGTAGCGCGCAAACAGCTAGAG ATTTCCGACCTGAACAACCAAGTCAATGACCTCAGAGGCAAATT CGTCAAACCTACGCTCAAGAAGGTGTCCAAATACGAGAACAAATTCGCCAAGCTCCAGAAGAAGGCTGCCGAGTTCAACTTCCGTAACCAGTTGAAGGTCGTCAAAAAGAAGGAGTTCACCCTTGAAGAGGAAGACAAAGAG GCTAAGAAAGCGGAGAAAGCTGATTGGGCTATCGGCAAGAAGTAG
- the wupA gene encoding troponin wings up A isoform X13: MADDDAKKAKQAEIDRKRAEVRKRMEEASKAKKAKKGFMTPERKKKLRLLLRKKAAEELKKEQERKAAERRRIIEERCGKPKNIEDANEDELRSICTAHYDRINRLENEKYDLEYVVKRKDHEISDLNNQVNDLRGKFVKPTLKKVSKYENKFAKLQKKAAEFNFRNQLKVVKKKEFTLEEEDKEKKPDWSKGKPGDQKVKEEEVEA, from the exons atggcggatgatGAT GCGAAGAAGGCCAAACAGGCCGAGATCGACCGCAAGCGCGCTGAGGTGCGCAAGCGCATGGAGGAGGCCTCCAAGGCCAAGAAGGCGAAGAAGGGTTTCATGACCCCCGAGAGGAAGAAGAAACTCAGG TTGCTGCTGCGTAAGAAAGCCGCTGAGGAGTTGAAGAAGGAACAGGAGCGTAAAGCTGCCGAGAGGAGGCGTATCATTGAGGAGAGGTGTGGTAAACCCAAGAACATTGAAGATGCAAACGAAG ATGAACTTAGGAGCATTTGCACTGCCCACTACGATCGCATCAATCGCCTTGAAAATGAAAAGTACGACCTGGAATACGTCGTTAAAAGGAAAGATCACGAG ATTTCCGACCTGAACAACCAAGTCAATGACCTCAGAGGCAAATT CGTCAAACCTACGCTCAAGAAGGTGTCCAAATACGAGAACAAATTCGCCAAGCTCCAGAAGAAGGCTGCCGAGTTCAACTTCCGTAACCAGTTGAAGGTCGTCAAAAAGAAGGAGTTCACCCTTGAAGAGGAAGACAAAGAG AAAAAACCAGACTGGTCCAAGGGCAAGCCCGGAGATCAGAAGGTAAAAGAGGAAGAGGTTGAGGCATGA
- the wupA gene encoding troponin wings up A isoform X1, which produces MADDDKKRLEEAKKAKQAEIDRKRAEVRKRMEEASKAKKAKKGFMTPERKKKLRLLLRKKAAEELKKEQERKAAERRRIIEERCGKPKNIEDANEDELRSICTAHYDRINRLENEKYDLEYVVKRKDHEISDLNNQVNDLRGKFVKPTLKKVSKYENKFAKLQKKAAEFNFRNQLKVVKKKEFTLEEEDKEGGSGGKKKPDWSKGKPGDQKVKEEEVEA; this is translated from the exons atggcggatgatGAT aaAAAGCGTCTCGAGGAG GCGAAGAAGGCCAAACAGGCCGAGATCGACCGCAAGCGCGCTGAGGTGCGCAAGCGCATGGAGGAGGCCTCCAAGGCCAAGAAGGCGAAGAAGGGTTTCATGACCCCCGAGAGGAAGAAGAAACTCAGG TTGCTGCTGCGTAAGAAAGCCGCTGAGGAGTTGAAGAAGGAACAGGAGCGTAAAGCTGCCGAGAGGAGGCGTATCATTGAGGAGAGGTGTGGTAAACCCAAGAACATTGAAGATGCAAACGAAG ATGAACTTAGGAGCATTTGCACTGCCCACTACGATCGCATCAATCGCCTTGAAAATGAAAAGTACGACCTGGAATACGTCGTTAAAAGGAAAGATCACGAG ATTTCCGACCTGAACAACCAAGTCAATGACCTCAGAGGCAAATT CGTCAAACCTACGCTCAAGAAGGTGTCCAAATACGAGAACAAATTCGCCAAGCTCCAGAAGAAGGCTGCCGAGTTCAACTTCCGTAACCAGTTGAAGGTCGTCAAAAAGAAGGAGTTCACCCTTGAAGAGGAAGACAAAGAG GGTGGCAGTGGAGGCAAG AAAAAACCAGACTGGTCCAAGGGCAAGCCCGGAGATCAGAAGGTAAAAGAGGAAGAGGTTGAGGCATGA
- the wupA gene encoding troponin wings up A isoform X8: MADDDAKKAKQAEIDRKRAEVRKRMEEASKAKKAKKGFMTPERKKKLRLLLRKKAAEELKKEQERKAAERRRIIEERCGKPKNIEDANEDELRSICTAHYDRINRLENEKYDLEYVVKRKDHEISDLNNQVNDLRGKFVKPTLKKVSKYENKFAKLQKKAAEFNFRNQLKVVKKKEFTLEEEDKEGGSGGKKKPDWSKGKPGDQKVKEEEVEA, translated from the exons atggcggatgatGAT GCGAAGAAGGCCAAACAGGCCGAGATCGACCGCAAGCGCGCTGAGGTGCGCAAGCGCATGGAGGAGGCCTCCAAGGCCAAGAAGGCGAAGAAGGGTTTCATGACCCCCGAGAGGAAGAAGAAACTCAGG TTGCTGCTGCGTAAGAAAGCCGCTGAGGAGTTGAAGAAGGAACAGGAGCGTAAAGCTGCCGAGAGGAGGCGTATCATTGAGGAGAGGTGTGGTAAACCCAAGAACATTGAAGATGCAAACGAAG ATGAACTTAGGAGCATTTGCACTGCCCACTACGATCGCATCAATCGCCTTGAAAATGAAAAGTACGACCTGGAATACGTCGTTAAAAGGAAAGATCACGAG ATTTCCGACCTGAACAACCAAGTCAATGACCTCAGAGGCAAATT CGTCAAACCTACGCTCAAGAAGGTGTCCAAATACGAGAACAAATTCGCCAAGCTCCAGAAGAAGGCTGCCGAGTTCAACTTCCGTAACCAGTTGAAGGTCGTCAAAAAGAAGGAGTTCACCCTTGAAGAGGAAGACAAAGAG GGTGGCAGTGGAGGCAAG AAAAAACCAGACTGGTCCAAGGGCAAGCCCGGAGATCAGAAGGTAAAAGAGGAAGAGGTTGAGGCATGA
- the wupA gene encoding troponin wings up A isoform X5, with protein MADDDKKRLEEAKKAKQAEIDRKRAEVRKRMEEASKAKKAKKGFMTPERKKKLRLLLRKKAAEELKKEQERKAAERRRIIEERCGKPKNIEDANEDELRSICTAHYDRINRLENEKYDLEYVVKRKDHEISDLNNQVNDLRGKFVKPTLKKVSKYENKFAKLQKKAAEFNFRNQLKVVKKKEFTLEEEDKEKKPDWSKGKPGDQKVKEEEVEA; from the exons atggcggatgatGAT aaAAAGCGTCTCGAGGAG GCGAAGAAGGCCAAACAGGCCGAGATCGACCGCAAGCGCGCTGAGGTGCGCAAGCGCATGGAGGAGGCCTCCAAGGCCAAGAAGGCGAAGAAGGGTTTCATGACCCCCGAGAGGAAGAAGAAACTCAGG TTGCTGCTGCGTAAGAAAGCCGCTGAGGAGTTGAAGAAGGAACAGGAGCGTAAAGCTGCCGAGAGGAGGCGTATCATTGAGGAGAGGTGTGGTAAACCCAAGAACATTGAAGATGCAAACGAAG ATGAACTTAGGAGCATTTGCACTGCCCACTACGATCGCATCAATCGCCTTGAAAATGAAAAGTACGACCTGGAATACGTCGTTAAAAGGAAAGATCACGAG ATTTCCGACCTGAACAACCAAGTCAATGACCTCAGAGGCAAATT CGTCAAACCTACGCTCAAGAAGGTGTCCAAATACGAGAACAAATTCGCCAAGCTCCAGAAGAAGGCTGCCGAGTTCAACTTCCGTAACCAGTTGAAGGTCGTCAAAAAGAAGGAGTTCACCCTTGAAGAGGAAGACAAAGAG AAAAAACCAGACTGGTCCAAGGGCAAGCCCGGAGATCAGAAGGTAAAAGAGGAAGAGGTTGAGGCATGA
- the wupA gene encoding troponin wings up A isoform X20, protein MADDDAKKAKQAEIDRKRAEVRKRMEEASKAKKAKKGFMTPERKKKLRLLLRKKAAEELKKEQERKAAERRRIIEERCGKPKNIEDANEDELRSICTAHYDRINRLENEKYDLEYVVKRKDHEISDLNNQVNDLRGKFVKPTLKKVSKYENKFAKLQKKAAEFNFRNQLKVVKKKEFTLEEEDKEAKKAEKADWAIGKK, encoded by the exons atggcggatgatGAT GCGAAGAAGGCCAAACAGGCCGAGATCGACCGCAAGCGCGCTGAGGTGCGCAAGCGCATGGAGGAGGCCTCCAAGGCCAAGAAGGCGAAGAAGGGTTTCATGACCCCCGAGAGGAAGAAGAAACTCAGG TTGCTGCTGCGTAAGAAAGCCGCTGAGGAGTTGAAGAAGGAACAGGAGCGTAAAGCTGCCGAGAGGAGGCGTATCATTGAGGAGAGGTGTGGTAAACCCAAGAACATTGAAGATGCAAACGAAG ATGAACTTAGGAGCATTTGCACTGCCCACTACGATCGCATCAATCGCCTTGAAAATGAAAAGTACGACCTGGAATACGTCGTTAAAAGGAAAGATCACGAG ATTTCCGACCTGAACAACCAAGTCAATGACCTCAGAGGCAAATT CGTCAAACCTACGCTCAAGAAGGTGTCCAAATACGAGAACAAATTCGCCAAGCTCCAGAAGAAGGCTGCCGAGTTCAACTTCCGTAACCAGTTGAAGGTCGTCAAAAAGAAGGAGTTCACCCTTGAAGAGGAAGACAAAGAG GCTAAGAAAGCGGAGAAAGCTGATTGGGCTATCGGCAAGAAGTAG
- the wupA gene encoding troponin wings up A isoform X21, with the protein MADDDAKKAKQAEIDRKRAEVRKRMEEASKAKKAKKGFMTPERKKKLRLLLRKKAAEELKKEQERKAAERRRIIEERCGKPKNIEDANEAMLKRIIQEYYDRMYVCEGQKWDLEHEVRKRDFEISDLNNQVNDLRGKFVKPTLKKVSKYENKFAKLQKKAAEFNFRNQLKVVKKKEFTLEEEDKEAKKAEKADWAIGKK; encoded by the exons atggcggatgatGAT GCGAAGAAGGCCAAACAGGCCGAGATCGACCGCAAGCGCGCTGAGGTGCGCAAGCGCATGGAGGAGGCCTCCAAGGCCAAGAAGGCGAAGAAGGGTTTCATGACCCCCGAGAGGAAGAAGAAACTCAGG TTGCTGCTGCGTAAGAAAGCCGCTGAGGAGTTGAAGAAGGAACAGGAGCGTAAAGCTGCCGAGAGGAGGCGTATCATTGAGGAGAGGTGTGGTAAACCCAAGAACATTGAAGATGCAAACGAAG CAATGCTCAAGAGAATAATACAGGAGTATTATGACCGCATGTATGTGTGTGAGGGCCAGAAGTGGGATTTGGAACATGAAGTCAGGAAAAGAGATTTTGAG ATTTCCGACCTGAACAACCAAGTCAATGACCTCAGAGGCAAATT CGTCAAACCTACGCTCAAGAAGGTGTCCAAATACGAGAACAAATTCGCCAAGCTCCAGAAGAAGGCTGCCGAGTTCAACTTCCGTAACCAGTTGAAGGTCGTCAAAAAGAAGGAGTTCACCCTTGAAGAGGAAGACAAAGAG GCTAAGAAAGCGGAGAAAGCTGATTGGGCTATCGGCAAGAAGTAG
- the wupA gene encoding troponin wings up A isoform X6, whose amino-acid sequence MADDDKKRLEEAKKAKQAEIDRKRAEVRKRMEEASKAKKAKKGFMTPERKKKLRLLLRKKAAEELKKEQERKAAERRRIIEERCGKPKNIEDANEAALTSIITGYHQRITKIEEEKYDAEIEVARKQLEISDLNNQVNDLRGKFVKPTLKKVSKYENKFAKLQKKAAEFNFRNQLKVVKKKEFTLEEEDKEKKPDWSKGKPGDQKVKEEEVEA is encoded by the exons atggcggatgatGAT aaAAAGCGTCTCGAGGAG GCGAAGAAGGCCAAACAGGCCGAGATCGACCGCAAGCGCGCTGAGGTGCGCAAGCGCATGGAGGAGGCCTCCAAGGCCAAGAAGGCGAAGAAGGGTTTCATGACCCCCGAGAGGAAGAAGAAACTCAGG TTGCTGCTGCGTAAGAAAGCCGCTGAGGAGTTGAAGAAGGAACAGGAGCGTAAAGCTGCCGAGAGGAGGCGTATCATTGAGGAGAGGTGTGGTAAACCCAAGAACATTGAAGATGCAAACGAAG CGGCTCTTACGAGCATCATTACCGGTTACCATCAGCGTATCACCAAGATCGAGGAGGAGAAGTACGATGCCGAGATCGAAGTAGCGCGCAAACAGCTAGAG ATTTCCGACCTGAACAACCAAGTCAATGACCTCAGAGGCAAATT CGTCAAACCTACGCTCAAGAAGGTGTCCAAATACGAGAACAAATTCGCCAAGCTCCAGAAGAAGGCTGCCGAGTTCAACTTCCGTAACCAGTTGAAGGTCGTCAAAAAGAAGGAGTTCACCCTTGAAGAGGAAGACAAAGAG AAAAAACCAGACTGGTCCAAGGGCAAGCCCGGAGATCAGAAGGTAAAAGAGGAAGAGGTTGAGGCATGA
- the wupA gene encoding troponin wings up A isoform X3, translated as MADDDKKRLEEAKKAKQAEIDRKRAEVRKRMEEASKAKKAKKGFMTPERKKKLRLLLRKKAAEELKKEQERKAAERRRIIEERCGKPKNIEDANEAMLKRIIQEYYDRMYVCEGQKWDLEHEVRKRDFEISDLNNQVNDLRGKFVKPTLKKVSKYENKFAKLQKKAAEFNFRNQLKVVKKKEFTLEEEDKEGGSGGKKKPDWSKGKPGDQKVKEEEVEA; from the exons atggcggatgatGAT aaAAAGCGTCTCGAGGAG GCGAAGAAGGCCAAACAGGCCGAGATCGACCGCAAGCGCGCTGAGGTGCGCAAGCGCATGGAGGAGGCCTCCAAGGCCAAGAAGGCGAAGAAGGGTTTCATGACCCCCGAGAGGAAGAAGAAACTCAGG TTGCTGCTGCGTAAGAAAGCCGCTGAGGAGTTGAAGAAGGAACAGGAGCGTAAAGCTGCCGAGAGGAGGCGTATCATTGAGGAGAGGTGTGGTAAACCCAAGAACATTGAAGATGCAAACGAAG CAATGCTCAAGAGAATAATACAGGAGTATTATGACCGCATGTATGTGTGTGAGGGCCAGAAGTGGGATTTGGAACATGAAGTCAGGAAAAGAGATTTTGAG ATTTCCGACCTGAACAACCAAGTCAATGACCTCAGAGGCAAATT CGTCAAACCTACGCTCAAGAAGGTGTCCAAATACGAGAACAAATTCGCCAAGCTCCAGAAGAAGGCTGCCGAGTTCAACTTCCGTAACCAGTTGAAGGTCGTCAAAAAGAAGGAGTTCACCCTTGAAGAGGAAGACAAAGAG GGTGGCAGTGGAGGCAAG AAAAAACCAGACTGGTCCAAGGGCAAGCCCGGAGATCAGAAGGTAAAAGAGGAAGAGGTTGAGGCATGA
- the wupA gene encoding troponin wings up A isoform X19, with product MADDDKKRLEEAKKAKQAEIDRKRAEVRKRMEEASKAKKAKKGFMTPERKKKLRLLLRKKAAEELKKEQERKAAERRRIIEERCGKPKNIEDANEAELQTICQMYWHRIYNLEGDKYELERAIEIRKMEISDLNNQVNDLRGKFVKPTLKKVSKYENKFAKLQKKAAEFNFRNQLKVVKKKEFTLEEEDKEAKKAEKADWAIGKK from the exons atggcggatgatGAT aaAAAGCGTCTCGAGGAG GCGAAGAAGGCCAAACAGGCCGAGATCGACCGCAAGCGCGCTGAGGTGCGCAAGCGCATGGAGGAGGCCTCCAAGGCCAAGAAGGCGAAGAAGGGTTTCATGACCCCCGAGAGGAAGAAGAAACTCAGG TTGCTGCTGCGTAAGAAAGCCGCTGAGGAGTTGAAGAAGGAACAGGAGCGTAAAGCTGCCGAGAGGAGGCGTATCATTGAGGAGAGGTGTGGTAAACCCAAGAACATTGAAGATGCAAACGAAG CGGAACTGCAGACGATATGTCAAATGTACTGGCACAGAATATACAACCTTGAGGGGGATAAATATGAACTAGAACGAGCGATCGAAATTAGGAAAATGGAG ATTTCCGACCTGAACAACCAAGTCAATGACCTCAGAGGCAAATT CGTCAAACCTACGCTCAAGAAGGTGTCCAAATACGAGAACAAATTCGCCAAGCTCCAGAAGAAGGCTGCCGAGTTCAACTTCCGTAACCAGTTGAAGGTCGTCAAAAAGAAGGAGTTCACCCTTGAAGAGGAAGACAAAGAG GCTAAGAAAGCGGAGAAAGCTGATTGGGCTATCGGCAAGAAGTAG
- the wupA gene encoding troponin wings up A isoform X2 codes for MADDDKKRLEEAKKAKQAEIDRKRAEVRKRMEEASKAKKAKKGFMTPERKKKLRLLLRKKAAEELKKEQERKAAERRRIIEERCGKPKNIEDANEAALTSIITGYHQRITKIEEEKYDAEIEVARKQLEISDLNNQVNDLRGKFVKPTLKKVSKYENKFAKLQKKAAEFNFRNQLKVVKKKEFTLEEEDKEGGSGGKKKPDWSKGKPGDQKVKEEEVEA; via the exons atggcggatgatGAT aaAAAGCGTCTCGAGGAG GCGAAGAAGGCCAAACAGGCCGAGATCGACCGCAAGCGCGCTGAGGTGCGCAAGCGCATGGAGGAGGCCTCCAAGGCCAAGAAGGCGAAGAAGGGTTTCATGACCCCCGAGAGGAAGAAGAAACTCAGG TTGCTGCTGCGTAAGAAAGCCGCTGAGGAGTTGAAGAAGGAACAGGAGCGTAAAGCTGCCGAGAGGAGGCGTATCATTGAGGAGAGGTGTGGTAAACCCAAGAACATTGAAGATGCAAACGAAG CGGCTCTTACGAGCATCATTACCGGTTACCATCAGCGTATCACCAAGATCGAGGAGGAGAAGTACGATGCCGAGATCGAAGTAGCGCGCAAACAGCTAGAG ATTTCCGACCTGAACAACCAAGTCAATGACCTCAGAGGCAAATT CGTCAAACCTACGCTCAAGAAGGTGTCCAAATACGAGAACAAATTCGCCAAGCTCCAGAAGAAGGCTGCCGAGTTCAACTTCCGTAACCAGTTGAAGGTCGTCAAAAAGAAGGAGTTCACCCTTGAAGAGGAAGACAAAGAG GGTGGCAGTGGAGGCAAG AAAAAACCAGACTGGTCCAAGGGCAAGCCCGGAGATCAGAAGGTAAAAGAGGAAGAGGTTGAGGCATGA
- the wupA gene encoding troponin wings up A isoform X4, with amino-acid sequence MADDDKKRLEEAKKAKQAEIDRKRAEVRKRMEEASKAKKAKKGFMTPERKKKLRLLLRKKAAEELKKEQERKAAERRRIIEERCGKPKNIEDANEAELQTICQMYWHRIYNLEGDKYELERAIEIRKMEISDLNNQVNDLRGKFVKPTLKKVSKYENKFAKLQKKAAEFNFRNQLKVVKKKEFTLEEEDKEGGSGGKKKPDWSKGKPGDQKVKEEEVEA; translated from the exons atggcggatgatGAT aaAAAGCGTCTCGAGGAG GCGAAGAAGGCCAAACAGGCCGAGATCGACCGCAAGCGCGCTGAGGTGCGCAAGCGCATGGAGGAGGCCTCCAAGGCCAAGAAGGCGAAGAAGGGTTTCATGACCCCCGAGAGGAAGAAGAAACTCAGG TTGCTGCTGCGTAAGAAAGCCGCTGAGGAGTTGAAGAAGGAACAGGAGCGTAAAGCTGCCGAGAGGAGGCGTATCATTGAGGAGAGGTGTGGTAAACCCAAGAACATTGAAGATGCAAACGAAG CGGAACTGCAGACGATATGTCAAATGTACTGGCACAGAATATACAACCTTGAGGGGGATAAATATGAACTAGAACGAGCGATCGAAATTAGGAAAATGGAG ATTTCCGACCTGAACAACCAAGTCAATGACCTCAGAGGCAAATT CGTCAAACCTACGCTCAAGAAGGTGTCCAAATACGAGAACAAATTCGCCAAGCTCCAGAAGAAGGCTGCCGAGTTCAACTTCCGTAACCAGTTGAAGGTCGTCAAAAAGAAGGAGTTCACCCTTGAAGAGGAAGACAAAGAG GGTGGCAGTGGAGGCAAG AAAAAACCAGACTGGTCCAAGGGCAAGCCCGGAGATCAGAAGGTAAAAGAGGAAGAGGTTGAGGCATGA